A stretch of the Streptococcus suis genome encodes the following:
- a CDS encoding asparaginase — MKKILVLHTGGTISMQADQNGAVESSPINPMTQVTSPLENIEVVSVDFLNLPSPHIQIDHMMMIYKKIREEASHFDGFVITHGTDTLEETAYFLDTMSIPKMPIVMTGAMRSSNELGSDGIYNYRTALRVAADEKSADKGVLVVMNDEIHAAKYVTKTHTTNVSTFQTPTHGPLGLVTKREILFFKAADKRVRFDLQAINGVVPIIKSYADMDTILLDALVEGPISGLVIEALGAGNLPPASISAIKKLINKQLPIVLVSRCFNGIAEPVYAYDGGGIQLEELGVLFVKELNSQKARIKLLIAVNAGLNGQDLADYIQG; from the coding sequence ATGAAAAAAATTCTCGTTCTCCATACTGGCGGAACAATTTCCATGCAAGCAGATCAAAACGGCGCTGTCGAATCAAGTCCCATTAATCCAATGACCCAAGTCACTTCACCATTAGAGAACATTGAAGTAGTGTCCGTTGATTTTTTGAATCTTCCAAGTCCTCATATTCAAATTGACCACATGATGATGATTTATAAAAAAATTAGAGAAGAAGCCTCCCATTTTGACGGGTTTGTCATCACACATGGAACTGATACCCTAGAGGAAACAGCATATTTTTTGGACACAATGTCTATTCCAAAAATGCCAATAGTCATGACAGGTGCTATGCGCTCTTCTAACGAATTAGGAAGCGATGGAATCTATAATTATAGAACTGCACTTCGTGTTGCTGCTGATGAAAAATCTGCTGACAAAGGTGTTCTTGTGGTCATGAACGATGAAATTCATGCTGCGAAGTATGTAACAAAAACACATACAACAAATGTTTCAACCTTTCAAACACCAACTCATGGACCCTTGGGCCTTGTAACAAAACGAGAAATACTCTTTTTCAAGGCAGCCGACAAACGTGTCCGCTTTGATTTACAGGCCATCAATGGTGTTGTCCCAATCATCAAATCATACGCAGATATGGATACTATCTTACTGGATGCACTTGTAGAGGGCCCCATTTCTGGCTTAGTAATTGAAGCCTTAGGAGCTGGAAACCTACCACCAGCAAGTATTTCAGCCATTAAAAAACTTATCAATAAGCAACTTCCTATCGTGCTCGTGTCACGTTGCTTCAATGGTATTGCAGAACCAGTATATGCCTACGATGGTGGCGGAATACAATTGGAAGAATTAGGTGTCTTATTTGTAAAAGAACTGAATTCCCAAAAAGCACGTATCAAATTACTGATTGCCGTAAATGCTGGCTTGAACGGGCAGGATTTAGCTGATTATATTCAAGGATAA
- a CDS encoding HAD family hydrolase has product MFKSKDQHFNRVKEFHHLMDGQTQEFPKEFDSETAVFRAGFKIEEIVEFVHASSQSESGFREGIERLHSELDKAAAKVEGKKEAKVSLHDQVDALLDLLYFTYGSFVLMGVDPEPIFQLVHEANMGKRFPDGRAHFDPVTHKILKPNDWEERFAPERKIEVELKRQMKGLDH; this is encoded by the coding sequence ATGTTTAAAAGTAAGGATCAACATTTTAATCGTGTAAAAGAGTTTCACCACCTGATGGATGGTCAAACTCAAGAATTTCCAAAGGAGTTTGATTCTGAGACAGCCGTTTTCAGGGCAGGGTTTAAGATAGAAGAAATTGTTGAATTTGTTCATGCTTCCTCACAGAGTGAGAGTGGTTTTAGAGAAGGGATTGAGCGGCTGCACTCTGAATTAGATAAGGCTGCCGCCAAGGTAGAAGGTAAAAAAGAGGCAAAGGTTTCTTTGCATGACCAAGTAGATGCTTTATTGGACCTTTTGTATTTTACCTATGGTTCTTTTGTATTAATGGGAGTGGATCCAGAACCGATATTTCAGCTAGTCCATGAAGCTAATATGGGCAAAAGATTTCCGGATGGACGTGCTCATTTTGACCCAGTCACTCATAAAATTTTAAAGCCAAATGATTGGGAGGAACGTTTTGCTCCCGAAAGAAAAATTGAAGTAGAGCTAAAGAGACAGATGAAAGGACTTGATCACTAA
- a CDS encoding cysteine hydrolase, whose translation MTKALISIDYTIDFVADEGNLTAGKPAQAISERIAQVTSEAFENGDYIFFAIDGHETGDEFHPESKLFPPHNIIGTSGRNLYGPLADFYLENKDHERVRWMDKRHYSAFSGTDLDIRLRERGVDTVVLTGVLSDICVLHTAIDAYNKGYRIEVVASAIAALTEESHQFALNHLRHVLGATVIE comes from the coding sequence ATGACAAAAGCACTGATTTCAATAGATTATACGATAGATTTTGTCGCAGATGAGGGAAACTTAACTGCAGGTAAGCCTGCACAAGCCATCTCAGAACGGATTGCTCAGGTTACATCTGAAGCATTTGAAAATGGAGATTATATTTTCTTTGCGATTGATGGGCATGAAACAGGGGATGAGTTTCACCCTGAAAGTAAGCTTTTTCCGCCTCATAATATCATCGGTACGTCAGGTCGGAATTTGTATGGTCCATTAGCAGACTTTTATCTGGAAAATAAGGATCATGAGCGTGTCCGTTGGATGGACAAACGGCATTATTCGGCCTTTTCTGGAACAGATTTAGATATTCGTTTGCGGGAACGTGGTGTGGATACGGTTGTTCTAACAGGTGTATTGTCTGATATCTGTGTCCTCCATACGGCTATCGATGCCTATAATAAGGGGTATCGGATTGAAGTAGTTGCGTCAGCAATTGCTGCATTGACGGAGGAGAGTCATCAATTTGCACTGAATCACCTACGTCATGTACTCGGTGCGACGGTTATTGAATAA
- a CDS encoding HAD-IIB family hydrolase: protein MTVKAVFFDIDGTLLTDHRTVSKSTILAINQLKARGILVGLATGRDPRFILQYMASLGLDMAVAYNGQYVFTRDEVVFSQPIEKVDIDKMIAYAEKFQRDLSFGTALGVVGSGIMSMGTGNFAYRFSRMVPEVCAGFVNFIFNHIIRIVRPQNKGSFNHLITQPIYQMMLLTMEKEAQRLAEHFPQLTFTRSSPYATDIICKGNSKLIGIKRLGDFYHFSTDEVMVFGDSNNDIEMLGEVRYSVAMKNGTKQAKQVASYITDTNNKDGIYKGLRHFNLVEEQNV, encoded by the coding sequence TTGACAGTGAAGGCAGTTTTTTTTGATATCGACGGAACCTTATTGACGGACCACCGAACTGTGAGTAAGTCAACTATTCTTGCCATTAACCAGTTGAAAGCAAGAGGAATCTTGGTTGGTTTGGCAACTGGTCGAGATCCGCGCTTTATCTTACAATATATGGCTAGTCTGGGACTTGATATGGCAGTTGCTTACAATGGACAATATGTTTTTACAAGAGATGAAGTGGTTTTCAGCCAGCCAATTGAAAAAGTGGACATCGATAAAATGATTGCGTACGCCGAAAAATTCCAACGTGATCTTTCATTTGGTACTGCATTAGGGGTAGTTGGTAGTGGCATTATGAGTATGGGGACTGGGAATTTTGCTTATCGATTTTCACGTATGGTCCCTGAAGTTTGTGCGGGCTTTGTAAACTTTATTTTTAACCATATTATCCGTATTGTGAGACCGCAAAATAAGGGGAGCTTCAATCATTTGATTACTCAACCCATTTACCAAATGATGCTATTAACGATGGAAAAAGAGGCGCAGCGATTAGCGGAGCATTTTCCACAATTAACTTTTACTCGTTCAAGTCCTTATGCGACGGATATTATTTGTAAGGGGAATTCAAAACTGATTGGTATCAAACGGTTAGGAGATTTTTATCATTTTTCGACCGATGAAGTGATGGTTTTTGGAGACTCAAATAATGATATTGAGATGTTGGGGGAGGTTCGGTATTCTGTTGCCATGAAAAATGGGACAAAGCAAGCAAAACAAGTGGCTTCTTATATAACTGATACTAACAATAAGGATGGTATCTATAAAGGCTTACGTCATTTTAATCTAGTAGAGGAACAAAATGTTTAA
- a CDS encoding pyridoxal phosphate-dependent aminotransferase produces MRKFEKSMKLDDVAYDIRGPVLEEAMRMRANGEQILRLNTGNPAEFGFTAPDEVIRDLIHNARKSEGYSDSRGIFSARKAIMQYCQLKKFPNVDIDDIYLGNGVSELIAMSMQGLLDNGDEVLVPMPDYPLWTAAVSLAGGHAVHYVCDESADWYPDLADMESKVTSRTKAIVLINPNNPTGALYPKEVLEGIVEIARKHELIIFSDEIYDRMVFDGAVHIPIATLAPDLFVVTMNGLSKSHRICGFRVGWMVLSGPKHHVKGYIEGLNMLSNMRLCSNVLAQQVVQTSLGGVQSVDKLLTPGGRLYEQREFITRAIQDIPGLSAVKPKAGLYIFPKIDREMYRIDDDEQFVLDFLKQEKVLLVHGRGFNWKEPDHFRIVYLPRVDELAEIQEKMTRFLAQYRR; encoded by the coding sequence ATGAGAAAATTTGAGAAGTCAATGAAATTAGATGACGTTGCGTACGATATTCGTGGTCCTGTCTTGGAAGAGGCTATGCGGATGCGTGCTAATGGTGAGCAGATTTTAAGGTTGAATACCGGAAATCCTGCTGAATTTGGTTTTACTGCGCCAGACGAGGTCATTCGTGATTTAATCCATAACGCTCGTAAATCAGAAGGTTATTCGGACAGTCGGGGGATTTTCTCAGCTCGTAAGGCGATTATGCAATACTGTCAACTCAAGAAATTTCCAAATGTTGATATTGATGATATTTATCTTGGTAATGGTGTAAGTGAGTTGATTGCCATGTCTATGCAGGGCTTGTTGGACAATGGTGATGAGGTGTTGGTACCGATGCCTGACTATCCTTTGTGGACAGCAGCGGTAAGCTTAGCTGGTGGACATGCAGTTCACTATGTTTGTGATGAGTCTGCAGACTGGTATCCTGACTTAGCGGATATGGAATCCAAGGTGACATCACGGACTAAGGCTATTGTTCTTATCAATCCTAATAATCCAACGGGTGCTTTATATCCAAAAGAAGTGTTGGAAGGAATCGTTGAGATTGCTCGGAAACATGAGCTCATTATTTTTTCTGATGAGATTTATGACCGTATGGTATTTGATGGAGCGGTTCATATTCCAATTGCGACCTTGGCACCGGATTTATTTGTTGTAACGATGAATGGTCTATCAAAATCACATCGTATCTGTGGTTTCCGTGTTGGTTGGATGGTGTTATCAGGCCCTAAACATCATGTGAAAGGGTATATCGAAGGCTTAAACATGCTGTCCAATATGCGTCTATGTTCCAACGTATTAGCCCAGCAGGTGGTGCAGACATCATTAGGTGGCGTACAATCTGTTGATAAATTGTTGACTCCAGGTGGGCGACTTTATGAACAACGTGAGTTCATTACAAGGGCGATTCAAGATATACCTGGACTGTCTGCTGTTAAACCCAAAGCAGGTCTGTATATTTTCCCTAAAATTGATCGAGAAATGTATCGAATTGATGATGACGAGCAGTTTGTTCTTGATTTTTTGAAGCAAGAAAAAGTATTGTTGGTTCATGGACGAGGTTTCAACTGGAAAGAGCCAGATCATTTCCGTATTGTCTATTTACCACGTGTTGACGAACTAGCAGAAATCCAAGAAAAAATGACACGATTCTTAGCGCAATATCGACGTTAG
- a CDS encoding universal stress protein, with product MSQSYKTILVAVDGSAGAELALHKAIHVAKRNQARLIIAHVIDTRALHNVVAFDATVYESLEREAELLLEDYKQEALNAGIEDVQIRIEFGNPKTLLAIDIPKETGADLMLLGATGLNAFERLLIGSSSEYIMRHATIDLLIVREGEKIL from the coding sequence ATGTCTCAATCTTATAAAACAATTCTAGTCGCTGTTGATGGTTCAGCCGGTGCTGAACTAGCACTACACAAGGCTATCCACGTCGCAAAACGAAATCAAGCACGACTGATAATTGCCCATGTCATTGATACACGAGCGTTACATAACGTTGTTGCTTTTGATGCAACAGTCTATGAGTCTTTAGAACGTGAAGCTGAACTATTACTAGAAGATTATAAACAGGAAGCACTGAATGCCGGTATAGAAGATGTTCAAATCCGTATAGAATTTGGTAACCCAAAAACACTCTTGGCGATAGATATTCCAAAGGAAACCGGTGCTGACCTAATGCTACTTGGTGCAACTGGGTTAAATGCTTTTGAAAGATTGCTCATTGGTTCCTCTTCAGAGTATATCATGCGTCATGCAACGATTGACTTATTGATTGTACGAGAAGGCGAGAAAATTTTATAA
- the recG gene encoding ATP-dependent DNA helicase RecG, which produces MMKLSNNISVLPGIGPKSAEKFSKLGIDSIEDALLYFPFRYEDFEVKSVFDLQDGEKAVLKGQVVTPATLQYYGKRNRLRFSIKQGEIVVSVSFFNQSYLADKVVPGQELVVWGKWDKAKASLTGLKILSHQSEDLQPVYHVSQGISQASIVKLIRSAVDTGYLDLVSENIPEILLCHYQLMDRKRAIYAMHFPNDLEEYRQALRRVKFEELLYFQLQLQLLKHDNRNISNGLEIQYVEDSLKRKIETLPFSLTDAQENALNEILQNMKHPGHMNRLLQGDVGSGKTVVAGLAMYATVTAGMQAAIMVPTEILAEQHYETLSSLFPECKISLLTGSMKVGEKREALEHIASGEVHMIVGTHALIQEGVIYHKLGLVITDEQHRFGVKQRKLFREKGDNPDVLMMTATPIPRTLAITAFGDMDVSIIDQLPAGRKPIVTRWVKHAQLPVLLSWLEKELKKEAQIYFISPLIEESEMLDLKNAIDLKVELEHHFGSKASIELLHGKMKNDEKEAIMQEFKHGNVDILVSTTVIEVGVNVPNATIMIIMDADRFGLSQLHQLRGRVGRGVKQSYAILVADPKTESGKERMATMTETTDGFVLAEVDLKMRGSGEIFGTRQSGLPEFQVANIIEDYPILEEARRVAQRIVTEENWRNNPMWFCLLENLEHQSILD; this is translated from the coding sequence ATGATGAAATTATCGAATAACATATCTGTATTACCTGGCATAGGTCCAAAATCAGCTGAAAAGTTTAGTAAGCTTGGGATTGATTCAATTGAGGATGCCTTACTTTATTTCCCTTTTCGTTATGAAGATTTTGAAGTTAAATCTGTATTTGATTTGCAGGATGGGGAAAAAGCTGTTTTAAAGGGTCAGGTTGTAACTCCGGCCACGCTCCAATATTATGGGAAGCGAAATCGGTTAAGATTTTCTATTAAGCAGGGAGAAATTGTTGTTTCTGTCTCTTTTTTTAATCAATCATATTTGGCAGATAAGGTTGTTCCTGGACAAGAACTGGTCGTTTGGGGAAAATGGGATAAGGCGAAGGCTAGTTTGACTGGGCTTAAGATTTTATCGCATCAAAGCGAGGACTTACAGCCAGTTTATCATGTCTCACAAGGTATTTCTCAGGCCAGTATTGTGAAATTAATTCGTTCTGCTGTAGATACGGGTTATTTGGATTTGGTTTCTGAAAATATTCCAGAGATTCTATTATGCCATTATCAATTAATGGATAGAAAACGAGCTATTTATGCTATGCATTTTCCGAATGATTTGGAAGAATATCGCCAAGCTCTCAGAAGAGTTAAATTCGAGGAATTATTATATTTCCAATTGCAGCTACAACTGTTAAAACATGATAATCGGAATATTTCAAATGGATTAGAAATTCAGTATGTTGAGGACTCTCTTAAAAGAAAAATAGAAACCTTGCCTTTTTCACTGACAGATGCGCAAGAGAATGCTTTAAATGAAATTTTACAAAATATGAAGCATCCAGGTCATATGAATCGTTTATTACAAGGTGATGTTGGTTCTGGTAAGACGGTTGTTGCTGGTTTAGCCATGTACGCTACGGTAACTGCCGGTATGCAGGCTGCAATAATGGTTCCGACGGAAATTTTGGCAGAGCAGCATTATGAAACTCTTAGTTCTTTATTTCCTGAATGTAAAATTTCATTATTAACTGGTAGTATGAAAGTTGGAGAGAAAAGAGAGGCGTTAGAGCATATTGCTAGTGGGGAGGTCCATATGATTGTTGGGACACATGCTTTAATTCAAGAAGGTGTTATTTATCACAAATTGGGATTAGTTATTACGGATGAACAACATCGTTTTGGGGTCAAACAACGGAAGTTGTTTCGTGAAAAGGGTGATAACCCTGATGTGCTAATGATGACGGCTACTCCAATTCCTCGAACATTGGCAATCACTGCTTTTGGAGATATGGATGTTTCCATTATTGATCAATTACCAGCAGGAAGGAAACCAATTGTAACAAGATGGGTGAAGCATGCTCAATTGCCAGTTTTATTGTCATGGCTTGAGAAGGAATTGAAAAAAGAGGCTCAGATTTACTTTATTTCACCTTTGATTGAAGAATCCGAGATGCTCGATTTAAAAAATGCCATTGATCTAAAAGTGGAGTTGGAACACCATTTTGGCTCAAAAGCATCGATTGAATTATTGCATGGAAAAATGAAAAATGATGAAAAAGAAGCAATCATGCAGGAGTTTAAGCATGGCAATGTGGACATATTGGTTTCAACTACAGTTATAGAAGTTGGTGTCAATGTACCGAATGCTACGATAATGATCATTATGGATGCGGATCGTTTCGGCCTGAGTCAATTACACCAGTTGCGGGGTCGTGTAGGTCGTGGAGTGAAGCAATCTTACGCCATCTTGGTCGCGGATCCTAAAACAGAATCTGGTAAAGAGCGTATGGCCACAATGACCGAGACAACGGATGGTTTTGTTCTGGCAGAAGTTGATTTGAAAATGCGGGGTTCAGGTGAAATTTTCGGAACACGACAATCGGGCTTACCGGAATTTCAAGTTGCTAATATTATTGAGGATTATCCTATTTTAGAAGAGGCTAGGCGTGTGGCTCAGCGGATTGTCACGGAAGAAAATTGGCGGAACAATCCAATGTGGTTCTGTTTACTGGAAAATTTAGAACATCAATCGATATTGGATTAA
- the codY gene encoding GTP-sensing pleiotropic transcriptional regulator CodY, with product MTTLLEKTRNITSILKRSEEKLAEELPYNAIADHLSAIIDCNSCIINSEGEVLGYHMNYETNNDRVEEFFQNKQFPESYVKAVAQVYDTQVNLPVESELTAIPVESRSAYPNGLTTIAPIHVTGIRFGSLIIWRNDRQFLDDDLILVEIAATVVGIQLLNFQREEDEKNIRRRAAVNMAVNTLSYSEMKAVAAILGELNGNEGQLTASVIADRIGITRSVIVNALRKLESAGIIESRSLGMKGTYLKVLIPAIFDEIKKRDY from the coding sequence ATGACAACATTATTAGAAAAAACACGGAACATTACATCGATTTTGAAACGTTCCGAGGAGAAATTGGCAGAAGAATTGCCTTACAATGCAATAGCGGATCATTTGTCTGCTATCATCGACTGTAACTCTTGCATCATTAACAGTGAAGGTGAAGTATTGGGTTACCACATGAATTATGAGACAAATAATGATCGTGTGGAAGAATTTTTCCAAAACAAACAATTTCCAGAAAGTTATGTTAAAGCAGTTGCACAGGTTTATGATACACAAGTGAACTTGCCAGTAGAAAGTGAATTGACGGCTATCCCTGTTGAGTCACGTTCGGCTTATCCAAATGGTCTGACTACGATTGCCCCTATTCATGTGACAGGGATTCGTTTTGGATCACTTATTATTTGGCGGAATGATCGTCAGTTTCTTGATGATGATTTAATCTTGGTTGAGATTGCTGCGACTGTGGTTGGAATTCAATTGTTGAACTTCCAAAGAGAAGAAGATGAAAAAAATATTCGTCGACGCGCCGCTGTGAATATGGCGGTTAATACACTTTCATATTCAGAGATGAAAGCTGTTGCAGCTATCTTGGGTGAGTTAAATGGCAATGAAGGTCAGTTGACAGCATCTGTTATTGCAGATCGTATCGGTATTACACGCTCTGTTATTGTGAATGCGCTACGTAAATTAGAGAGTGCAGGGATTATTGAAAGTCGTTCCTTAGGAATGAAAGGTACTTATTTGAAAGTACTGATTCCAGCAATTTTTGATGAAATAAAGAAACGTGATTACTAA
- the gatC gene encoding Asp-tRNA(Asn)/Glu-tRNA(Gln) amidotransferase subunit GatC, with product MKISEAEVRHVAKLSKLEFSDQETAEFATTLSKIVDMVELLNEVDTTGVAVTTTMADRKNVLRADVALQGESREELFKNVPESQDHYIKVPAILDGGGDA from the coding sequence ATGAAGATTTCTGAAGCTGAAGTCCGTCATGTTGCCAAGCTGTCTAAGCTAGAGTTTTCGGATCAAGAAACTGCGGAATTCGCGACTACTTTGAGTAAAATTGTTGATATGGTTGAATTGCTCAATGAAGTAGATACAACTGGTGTTGCAGTAACAACAACTATGGCTGATCGTAAGAATGTTTTGCGAGCAGATGTTGCTCTACAGGGTGAGAGTCGTGAAGAACTCTTTAAAAATGTACCTGAATCTCAAGATCATTATATCAAGGTACCAGCAATTTTAGATGGGGGAGGAGATGCCTAA
- the gatB gene encoding Asp-tRNA(Asn)/Glu-tRNA(Gln) amidotransferase subunit GatB, which produces MNFETIIGLEVHVELNTNSKIFSPSSAHFGEDPNANTNVIDWSFPGVLPVLNKGVVDAGIKAALALNMDIHKDMHFDRKNYFYPDNPKAYQISQFDEPIGYNGWIEIELEDGTTKKIRIERAHLEEDAGKNTHGTDGYSYVDLNRQGVPLIEIVSEADMRSPEEAYAYLTALKEIIQYTGISDVKMEEGSMRVDANISLRPYGQEKFGTKTELKNLNSFNYVRKGLQHEVERQAKILRSGGQIQQETRRYDESTGETILMRVKEGSADYRYFPEPDLPLYEIDDSWIEEVRAELPVFPKARRAHYVENLGLTAYDAGQLTSTKALSDFFEAAVAAGGDAKQVSNWLQGEVAQFLNAESKTIEQIALTPENLVEMIALIADGAISSKIAKKVFVHLAKEGGSAKAYVEKAGLVQISDPAVLIPIIHQVFADNEAAVADFKSGKRNADKAFTGFLMKATKGQANPQVAQQLLARELAKLLD; this is translated from the coding sequence ATGAACTTTGAAACGATTATTGGTCTAGAAGTCCATGTGGAGTTGAATACCAACTCGAAAATTTTCTCGCCTTCATCTGCTCATTTTGGTGAGGATCCAAATGCCAATACCAACGTGATTGACTGGTCTTTCCCAGGCGTCCTTCCAGTTCTTAACAAGGGTGTTGTGGATGCTGGTATCAAGGCTGCCTTGGCCTTGAACATGGATATTCACAAGGATATGCACTTTGACCGTAAGAACTATTTCTATCCTGATAATCCTAAAGCCTATCAGATTTCCCAGTTTGACGAGCCGATTGGCTACAATGGTTGGATTGAGATTGAGCTAGAAGACGGTACGACTAAGAAAATTCGTATCGAGCGTGCCCACTTGGAAGAGGATGCTGGTAAGAATACCCACGGAACAGACGGTTATTCTTATGTGGACCTCAACCGTCAGGGCGTGCCATTGATTGAGATTGTATCAGAAGCCGATATGCGCTCGCCTGAAGAGGCCTATGCCTACTTGACAGCCCTTAAAGAAATTATTCAGTACACTGGTATTTCAGATGTGAAGATGGAAGAGGGTTCCATGCGCGTGGATGCTAACATTTCCCTTCGTCCCTATGGTCAAGAAAAATTTGGTACCAAGACTGAGTTGAAAAACCTCAACTCCTTCAACTATGTTCGCAAGGGCTTGCAACACGAAGTAGAACGTCAGGCGAAAATCTTGCGTTCAGGTGGTCAAATCCAGCAGGAAACTCGCCGTTACGATGAATCTACTGGTGAAACCATTCTCATGCGTGTCAAAGAAGGTTCAGCTGACTACCGTTACTTCCCTGAGCCAGACCTGCCACTCTATGAGATTGATGATAGCTGGATTGAGGAAGTGCGTGCAGAATTGCCAGTCTTTCCAAAGGCTCGTCGTGCTCACTATGTGGAAAACTTGGGCTTGACCGCCTACGATGCAGGTCAGTTGACGTCTACAAAGGCACTGTCTGACTTCTTTGAAGCAGCAGTGGCAGCCGGTGGTGATGCTAAACAAGTGTCTAACTGGTTGCAGGGCGAAGTGGCTCAGTTCCTCAATGCAGAAAGCAAGACCATTGAGCAAATCGCCTTAACACCAGAAAACTTGGTAGAAATGATTGCCTTGATTGCGGATGGAGCCATTTCATCTAAAATCGCTAAGAAAGTCTTTGTTCACTTGGCTAAGGAAGGTGGTTCTGCTAAGGCTTATGTTGAGAAGGCTGGTTTGGTGCAGATTTCAGACCCAGCAGTCCTCATTCCGATTATCCACCAAGTCTTTGCGGATAACGAAGCAGCCGTAGCTGACTTCAAGTCTGGCAAACGTAATGCCGATAAGGCCTTTACAGGCTTCTTGATGAAGGCAACCAAGGGACAAGCCAACCCACAAGTTGCTCAACAACTCTTGGCTCGGGAATTGGCTAAGTTGTTGGATTAA
- the gatA gene encoding Asp-tRNA(Asn)/Glu-tRNA(Gln) amidotransferase subunit GatA, protein MTFNNKTIDELHDLLVKKEISALELTKATLEDIKSREGAVDAFLTITEDKALAQAAALDEKGIDADNVMAGIPLAVKDNISTKGILTTAASKMLYNYEPIFNATSVAQAYAKDMIIVGKTNMDEFAMGGSNENSAFKPTKNAWDQTKVPGGSSGGSAAAVASGQVRLSLGSDTGGSIRQPASFNGIVGMKPTYGTVSRFGLIAFGSSLDQIGPFAQTVKENAQLLNVVSGHDVKDATSTINEIADFTSKIGQDIKGMKIALPKEYMGEGIDPQVKETILKAAKHLESLGAIIEEVSLPHSKYGVAVYYIIASSEASSNLQRFDGIRYGFRAEDATNLDEIYVKTRSQGFGEEVKRRIMLGTFSLSSGYYDAYFKKAGQVRTLIIQDFEKVFADYDLILGPTAPTVAFGLDTLNHDPVAMYLADLLTIPVNLAGLPGLSIPAGFVEGLPVGLQLIGPKYSEETIYQVAAAFEATTDYHKQQPVIFGGAN, encoded by the coding sequence ATGACTTTTAACAATAAAACTATTGATGAATTGCATGACCTCCTTGTCAAAAAGGAGATTTCTGCTCTTGAATTGACCAAGGCAACCTTGGAAGACATTAAAAGCCGTGAGGGAGCAGTGGATGCTTTCTTGACTATTACGGAAGACAAGGCTTTGGCTCAAGCTGCCGCCTTGGACGAAAAGGGGATTGATGCGGACAATGTTATGGCAGGGATTCCTTTGGCAGTCAAGGATAATATCTCTACTAAGGGGATTTTGACCACTGCCGCTTCAAAAATGCTCTATAACTACGAGCCGATTTTCAATGCGACATCGGTTGCTCAGGCATACGCAAAGGATATGATTATTGTCGGTAAGACCAATATGGACGAATTTGCAATGGGTGGTTCGAATGAGAACTCTGCCTTCAAACCAACGAAAAATGCTTGGGATCAAACAAAAGTTCCTGGTGGTTCTTCAGGTGGTTCAGCCGCTGCAGTTGCGTCCGGTCAAGTCCGTTTGTCATTGGGTTCCGACACTGGTGGTTCGATTCGTCAGCCAGCATCCTTTAATGGGATTGTCGGGATGAAGCCTACTTATGGTACAGTGTCACGTTTTGGCTTGATTGCCTTTGGCTCATCACTTGATCAAATAGGTCCATTTGCACAGACTGTTAAGGAAAATGCCCAATTATTGAATGTTGTTTCTGGTCATGATGTTAAGGATGCTACATCTACTATTAATGAGATTGCAGACTTTACTAGCAAGATTGGTCAAGACATTAAAGGCATGAAAATTGCTTTGCCAAAAGAATACATGGGCGAAGGGATTGATCCACAGGTCAAGGAAACCATTCTTAAGGCTGCTAAGCACTTGGAAAGTTTGGGGGCGATTATTGAGGAAGTCAGCCTGCCACATTCTAAGTATGGGGTTGCTGTTTACTACATTATCGCATCATCAGAGGCATCTTCTAACTTGCAACGTTTTGATGGTATCCGTTATGGTTTCCGTGCAGAAGATGCGACAAACTTGGATGAGATTTACGTGAAAACCCGTAGCCAAGGTTTTGGTGAGGAAGTCAAACGTCGTATTATGTTAGGTACATTTAGCTTGTCATCTGGTTACTACGATGCCTACTTCAAGAAGGCTGGCCAGGTGCGGACTTTGATTATCCAGGATTTTGAAAAAGTCTTTGCGGACTATGACTTGATTTTGGGTCCGACAGCTCCGACAGTTGCCTTTGGTTTGGACACGCTTAACCATGACCCTGTGGCCATGTACTTGGCGGACTTGTTAACAATTCCTGTAAACTTGGCAGGTTTACCAGGGCTCTCTATTCCTGCTGGTTTTGTAGAAGGCTTGCCAGTTGGTTTGCAGTTGATTGGTCCAAAATACTCAGAAGAGACCATTTACCAAGTAGCTGCTGCCTTTGAAGCGACAACAGACTATCACAAGCAACAACCAGTGATTTTTGGAGGTGCTAACTAA